Proteins encoded in a region of the Triticum dicoccoides isolate Atlit2015 ecotype Zavitan chromosome 3A, WEW_v2.0, whole genome shotgun sequence genome:
- the LOC119271577 gene encoding probable WRKY transcription factor 56: MSSYSSLLSVSPGEQIGGYADGGDHDDMAAAANYLSSFCFDFGEEYYSLAEAATASYPLHAQQQQQPPTQADSHHSGKAASTTSSSQGLDNINTSLTSSDARSKGSKIAFKTRSEVEVLDDGYRWRKYGKKMVKNSPNPRNYYRCSSEGCRVKKRVERDRDDERFVITTYDGVHNHLAPLPPRGCAGYSLSLAQTRVDEGSSPLPVQGRRCFLDTMKMQAAGSVISDN, from the exons ATGTCCTCCTACTCGTCCCTCCTCTCCGTGAGCCCCGGCGAGCAGATCGGTGGGTATGCGGACGGAGGTGACCACGACGACATGGCGGCCGCCGCCAACTACCTATCATCATTCTGCTTTGATTTCGGCGAGGAGTATTATTCCCTGGCGGAGGCAGCAACAGCCTCCTACCCCTTGCacgcacagcagcagcagcagccgccaaCCCAGGCCGACAGCCACCACAGCGGCAAAGCAGCAAGTACTACTAGTAGTTCACAAGGACTCGACAATATCAACAC GAGCTTGACCAGCAGCGACGCGAGGAGCAAAGGCAGCAAGATCGCGTTCAAGACGAGGTCGGAGGTGGAGGTGCTGGACGACGGGTACCGCTGGAGGAAGTACGGCAAGAAGATGGTCAAGAACAGCCCAAACCCAAg GAACTACTACCGTTGCTCCAGCGAGGGGTGCCGCGTGAAGAAGCGGGTGGAGCGGGATCGCGATGACGAGCGCTTCGTCATCACCACCTACGACGGCGTCCACAACCACCTTGCGCCACTGCCGCCGCGGGGATGCGCCGGATACTCGCTATCGCTCGCGCAGACGCGCGTGGACGAGGGGTCGTCGCCGCTACCCGTGCAAGGCCGCCGTTGCTTTCTTGACACCATGAAGATGCAGGCCGCCGGTAGCGTGATATCTGACAATTGA